A stretch of DNA from Rhodococcus sp. NBC_00297:
ACATGGGCACCACCCAGACCCAGTGGTGGGACCAGGAGATCGGCGAGATCATCAGGCCCACGAACGAGACGACGACGAGCGTCCCCAGGCGATCGTCGCGTGCCAGCGTCCGCCAGGCCAGGAATGCCGCGGCCAGCACCACGGCCGCCGCGACCAGCCACACCGGCCCCTGACCGACGTCCTGCCCGGCCACGCGTGACAGCGCTCCGCGCAGGGACTGGTTCCACACCGAGCCGACGGGACCGATCCGGTCCGCGTCGCCCAGCAGGGTGGTGAAGTACGTCGTCGCGGCGGACCCCACGAGCAGGAAGCTGATCGCGACCGTCGCCGCGAACGCGACGGCGGAGAACGCGGCGGCCGCCCACCGACGCTGCGCCAGGAAGTAGAGGCCGGTGATGGCGGGGGTGAGCTTGACGCCTGCCGCGACGCCGACCAGGGCACCCGACAGCCACCAGCGGGCGCTGCGGGCCGCGAGCATCGCCAGCAGAACCAGGAACACGTTGACCTGGCCGTAGTCCAGGGTGGTGCGCATCGACTCGGTCCACAGGCCCACCGTCGTCCAGAGCAACGCCGCCCGGTGTCCGGACCAGAGGCCCGACCCGACCATGCCCTGTGCGAGCCGGACCACCGCGTACAGCGCGGCGATCGTGGCGATCATCCAGGCAGCGCCCACCACCGGGAACGGCAGGAAATGCAGCGGATAGAACACGAGCGCGGCGAACGGTGGGTACGTGAAGGGCAGGGGGAAGTCGGGAGTCTCCTCCGAGTAGGTGAAGTCGTAGAGGTCGCCGCTGAACAGGCGGGCCGAACCGTCGACGTACACGTGGAGATCGACCCAGTTGCTGCCGTTGGGGGTGGCGACGGTCCACACCACACGCAGGATCAGCGAGATCACGAACAGGGCCGGTGCTGCTGCCAGCAACGTGCGCCCGGCCGATCGCCGTACTTCACTCACGAGTGTTCTTCCGATCGACGGGGGTCGAAGCCAGAGCGCAGCCTATCCGCACCGTGCGACGTGACTCTTCTGCACCACGGGGCCGCCGCGTTGTCACGCGACACGGCTCACAGCAGTAACGATCGCATCACTGTTCACTCTGACAACACCAGACGCTCTATTAACAGACTACCGTTCGAATCGGAGCGAGCGACACGGGTCGATCGACCGGTGAGCTGCTGTACAACCGTCACTCCGTGTACATAGAGTGACCCCGCGCCCGACTGCCTCGCACGGCGGTGACGGGCAGATAGTGCATCGTGGGTCGCCTCGGAACGGTTCGAGGCGGCCGGAGAAGAAACGGGGACATCATGCGGGACATCGGGACAACGGGAACGCGCGCCGCAGCGCGACGTGTTCTGAGCGGAGTGGCCGTCGCCGCCGCCTGCGCCTTCGTCGCACCCGCTGCGGCAGGCGCAGCACCCGCCCCCGTCCTGCCGCTGCCCGCCGAGGTTCCGGTGGTGCCGGGCTACGAGGCACTGGCCGCCCTGGCCCCCACCCTGCTCGACGCCGCGGAGCGCGACGCAGCGTCGCCGCAGAGCGATCTGCTGGTGCGCGCGAAGGCGCTGCTGGCCACGGCCCCGCTGTCGGACCAGGCGAAGCGCATCCTCACCAGCATCATCACGTTCCTCGACGGCAGCGGTGGTGGCGGCCCCGAGATCCCCCAGAACGGCCCGGTCATCTCGCAGTTCTTCTACCCCACCGTCGGCAAGGGCTGCATCTCGGCCACGGCCGACTCCGTCGCGAGCGCGCTCGCGGTACCCGGCCCGGCACAGTTGCCGCCTCCCGGACCCGCAGCCGGTCAGGCCGGCTTCGTCTTCACGGCACTCGGCACCGCACCGCTCGCCGACGTGCAGGCAGCGCCGCTGACGGCGAACTGGGTCAACGTCGACACGGGTCGCACCGGAGCGACCGTGCTCACGGGTGCCGCGGGGATCAACCCCGACGGCCCGGCCACGCTCTCGGCACTCGCGGACACCGGGACCGGTCGCGTCCTGGCCGCCGTCTCCGGGTCGATCAGCACCGAGGCCGGCATCACGTGCAGCTTCCTGCCGACCATCGGTGCCTTCGTCGTCTGACGATCGGGACGAGAACGGTGTTCAGGAACCGAACGCGGTCGAGATCTGGGTGTAGATCGCTCCGGCGATCGCGTACAGGTAGTCGATGAACTCCATGATGGTGCCTCTCCGTAGGTGTGACTGCTGTGACAGGTGTGTCGTGCGAGGTCGCCGCCGCGTTACGCGGACAGGCTCCACTGCCCGTAGTCCTCGCGCAGCACGGTGTTGACGTCCACACCCACTCCGTCGATCGCTCGCTTGTCGATCTCGATCTGATGCAGGTGGGCAGCCGGGTTCACGTAGCCCTTCGGCGTCCCCCAGTTGTGCTGCCAGTACCAGGCACCGAGTCCCGCTGCCGCCGCGAGGTCGATGGTCGGCGAGTTGGCGTACACGCCCGTGTTCTCGGCCCCGACCACCGACTGCCAGCCGAGCAGGTACGGCGCGATCATCGCGGCGAACTCGACCGCGGTCGGGTTGTCGTCGATCGACGCGTAGATGGGTCGGTCCGCCGGTCCGCCTGCCTCCGTGTGCAATTCGAGGCCGCGCGTCGCGTGCTTCACGCCGGCGGCGAATCCGCCACGCCAGTCGGCCGTCGCCCCCTTGCCGAACTGGTAGCACGACACCACCTGGAGACCGGCCGCGGTGAGCTCGTCCGCCTCGGCGGCGGTCATCGGCTTGCCCGTCATCCAGGCGGCACCGGGTCGACGGTCCGAGACG
This window harbors:
- a CDS encoding mannosyltransferase; translated protein: MSEVRRSAGRTLLAAAPALFVISLILRVVWTVATPNGSNWVDLHVYVDGSARLFSGDLYDFTYSEETPDFPLPFTYPPFAALVFYPLHFLPFPVVGAAWMIATIAALYAVVRLAQGMVGSGLWSGHRAALLWTTVGLWTESMRTTLDYGQVNVFLVLLAMLAARSARWWLSGALVGVAAGVKLTPAITGLYFLAQRRWAAAAFSAVAFAATVAISFLLVGSAATTYFTTLLGDADRIGPVGSVWNQSLRGALSRVAGQDVGQGPVWLVAAAVVLAAAFLAWRTLARDDRLGTLVVVSFVGLMISPISWSHHWVWVVPMSIWLMHGPLSGAPGARVLAGYWLVVTLIGVPWILSFEQPSIWDISRPWPLALAGSVYAVGTLALFVWIAVVGRRVTSPGGRSRPRAGRPSR
- a CDS encoding Rv1157c family protein, whose translation is MRDIGTTGTRAAARRVLSGVAVAAACAFVAPAAAGAAPAPVLPLPAEVPVVPGYEALAALAPTLLDAAERDAASPQSDLLVRAKALLATAPLSDQAKRILTSIITFLDGSGGGGPEIPQNGPVISQFFYPTVGKGCISATADSVASALAVPGPAQLPPPGPAAGQAGFVFTALGTAPLADVQAAPLTANWVNVDTGRTGATVLTGAAGINPDGPATLSALADTGTGRVLAAVSGSISTEAGITCSFLPTIGAFVV
- a CDS encoding DUF1906 domain-containing protein, which encodes MHVSRRQLFRYAAAGSVAVGVTGVAARGVASAAPAAPAALGTIIDYAGGVPSASAIAAAGHLGAIRYVSDRRPGAAWMTGKPMTAAEADELTAAGLQVVSCYQFGKGATADWRGGFAAGVKHATRGLELHTEAGGPADRPIYASIDDNPTAVEFAAMIAPYLLGWQSVVGAENTGVYANSPTIDLAAAAGLGAWYWQHNWGTPKGYVNPAAHLHQIEIDKRAIDGVGVDVNTVLREDYGQWSLSA